A window of the Magnetococcales bacterium genome harbors these coding sequences:
- the mpl gene encoding UDP-N-acetylmuramate:L-alanyl-gamma-D-glutamyl-meso-diaminopimelate ligase, protein MVKHLHIIGVCGTAMAGIAALAQESGWRVTGSDAGVYPPMSDFLAERAIPVAEGFRPENLHPVPDLVVVGNAISRGNPELEALMDSDIPFVSGPEWLFQHVLQGRHPVVVTGTHGKTTTTSLMARVWEEAGWGAGFLIGGIPLDFGLGARAPQGPWVVIEGDEYDTAFFDKRPKFLHYRPRTLILHNLEYDHADIYPDLESIRVQFRLLLRTVPASGLILANGDDPEIEALLSHAHSRVIRYGLEAPHPFSAHLDQEDGRVWTLLREGRPLFTVTWNATGRHNVMNGLAVAAAALSHGMDPLRVRDGLAAFRGVARRLQLRFEIRGVAVYDDFAHHPTAIDTTLRGLRASVGEARIWVILEPRSNTMRRRIHQDRLAPALAAADRVVLARPAARGLAADDLLDVEAVVETINRARPLSGHEPRAMVVDGAAETVAHLQERLRPGDRVVVMSNGGFDGIHERLRIMLSQGG, encoded by the coding sequence ATGGTCAAGCATCTTCACATCATTGGTGTCTGCGGCACGGCCATGGCTGGCATCGCCGCGTTGGCCCAGGAGAGCGGCTGGCGGGTCACCGGATCCGACGCCGGGGTCTATCCTCCCATGAGCGATTTTCTGGCCGAACGGGCCATCCCGGTGGCGGAGGGATTTCGTCCGGAAAATTTGCATCCGGTTCCGGATCTGGTGGTGGTGGGCAATGCCATCTCCCGGGGCAATCCGGAGCTGGAAGCGTTGATGGATTCGGACATCCCCTTTGTTTCCGGACCCGAATGGCTGTTTCAGCATGTGTTGCAGGGGCGTCATCCGGTGGTGGTAACCGGCACCCATGGCAAGACCACCACCACCAGCCTCATGGCCCGGGTGTGGGAAGAGGCGGGTTGGGGGGCGGGATTTTTGATCGGGGGCATTCCTCTGGATTTTGGTCTCGGTGCCCGGGCGCCGCAAGGCCCCTGGGTGGTGATCGAGGGGGACGAATACGATACCGCCTTTTTCGACAAGCGACCCAAGTTTCTGCACTATCGTCCCCGCACCCTGATTTTGCACAATCTGGAATACGATCACGCGGATATCTATCCGGATCTGGAATCCATCCGGGTGCAGTTCCGGCTGTTGCTGCGCACCGTGCCGGCTTCCGGACTGATCCTGGCCAACGGGGACGATCCGGAGATCGAAGCCTTGCTTTCCCATGCCCACTCCCGGGTGATCCGGTATGGCCTGGAGGCTCCCCATCCGTTTTCCGCCCATCTGGATCAAGAGGACGGGCGGGTCTGGACCCTGTTGCGGGAGGGACGACCGCTGTTCACTGTCACCTGGAATGCCACCGGGCGGCACAATGTGATGAACGGTCTGGCGGTGGCGGCTGCGGCCCTGTCCCACGGCATGGATCCCTTGCGGGTCCGGGATGGACTGGCCGCTTTTCGCGGTGTGGCCCGTCGGTTGCAACTGCGCTTTGAAATCCGGGGTGTGGCGGTTTATGATGATTTCGCCCACCACCCCACGGCCATCGATACCACCTTGCGGGGATTGCGCGCCAGTGTGGGCGAGGCCCGGATCTGGGTGATCCTGGAACCCCGTTCCAACACCATGCGGCGGCGGATCCATCAGGATCGTCTGGCCCCGGCCCTGGCGGCGGCGGATCGGGTGGTGCTGGCCCGTCCGGCGGCCCGTGGACTGGCTGCCGACGATCTTCTGGACGTGGAGGCGGTGGTGGAAACCATCAATCGGGCCCGTCCCTTGTCGGGTCACGAACCCAGGGCCATGGTGGTGGATGGGGCGGCGGAAACCGTGGCCCATCTGCAAGAACGGTTGCGCCCCGGCGACCGGGTGGTGGTGATGAGCAACGGGGGATTCGACGGCATTCACGAGCGGTTGCGGATCATGTTGTCCCAGGGTGGCTGA
- the ampD gene encoding 1,6-anhydro-N-acetylmuramyl-L-alanine amidase AmpD, with translation MTVRRTVRYLPSPHADDRPEGGPVDLLVVHAISLPPGAFGGPFVDDLFLGRLDLDAHPYFRQLAGLRVSAHFLIERTGALTQYVPVAKRAWHAGKSNWLGRESCNDYSVGVELEGVEHGEFTPEQYSRLAGLARTLMDELPALTPERIVGHRDIAPDRKWDPGSGFDWEHFRALLRWAHPDERNSLVWE, from the coding sequence CTGACCGTCCGGCGGACCGTGCGGTATCTTCCATCCCCTCATGCGGATGATCGGCCCGAGGGGGGGCCGGTGGATCTGTTGGTGGTGCATGCCATCAGCCTTCCCCCCGGAGCCTTCGGCGGTCCGTTTGTGGATGATCTGTTTTTGGGTCGGCTGGATCTGGATGCCCATCCGTATTTTCGTCAGTTGGCGGGATTGCGGGTATCGGCCCATTTTCTCATCGAGCGCACCGGGGCGTTGACCCAGTATGTGCCGGTGGCCAAACGGGCTTGGCACGCGGGCAAAAGCAACTGGCTGGGACGGGAGTCCTGCAACGATTATTCCGTGGGGGTGGAGCTGGAAGGGGTGGAACACGGAGAGTTCACCCCCGAGCAGTACAGCCGTCTGGCCGGATTGGCCCGCACCTTGATGGACGAACTGCCCGCCCTGACTCCGGAGCGGATCGTCGGTCATCGGGATATCGCTCCGGATCGCAAATGGGATCCGGGTTCCGGTTTCGACTGGGAACATTTTCGCGCCTTGTTGCGTTGGGCGCATCCCGATGAAAGAAACTCCTTGGTCTGGGAATGA
- a CDS encoding NifU family protein: MLEQVQKVLEEIRPMLQRDGGDVELVEVTPDNVVHVRLRGACGTCPGAIMTLKGGIERIMKQRIPEVVSVENVR, translated from the coding sequence ATGCTGGAGCAGGTGCAAAAGGTTCTGGAAGAGATTCGTCCCATGCTGCAACGGGATGGCGGGGATGTGGAACTGGTGGAGGTCACACCGGACAATGTGGTGCATGTGCGTCTGCGGGGCGCCTGCGGCACCTGTCCCGGCGCCATCATGACCCTGAAAGGGGGCATCGAGCGCATCATGAAGCAGCGCATTCCGGAAGTGGTCTCTGTGGAGAACGTGCGCTGA
- a CDS encoding TolC family outer membrane protein — translation MFAVIKRLFGIGVAMIGLTGAALAGSGATDPFVASMEAALQKNPKIIAAAAQLKAALERLPQSRALLMPTLDLNASRGHSRLEWSGGGSSSTDPAVVGLSLTQSLFNQKALVGFRQTKPYIASVEQDAQAAIQAVFLEAASTAVEVLQASEVVRLAKNNRELLKHHLEATRSRFKVGEITRTDVSQAESRLASAEANLVRSENTLAVARARFQEVTGGPVPEGLHLPGFRDKLDDLPRSELQTRAAERPDLVAAILRLKVAEDEVDLKRAGHMPSVALSAKASRNWGEEISNTIDPVNKYAVDLGVTVPIYAGGMVVSQTAEALARQEAQAAEVERLRLQITREVEAAALDLHSARAADVALETALKAADDALDGVDREYRVGTRTALDLLDARNEAFSAETELAKSRFGMVNSGFRLLHAMGRLTLEALTLNPPQTGDRPSRESSDRDSPKPPRR, via the coding sequence GTGTTTGCCGTGATCAAGCGTCTTTTCGGGATCGGCGTGGCGATGATCGGACTGACCGGAGCGGCATTGGCCGGTTCCGGGGCGACCGATCCGTTTGTGGCCTCCATGGAGGCGGCGTTGCAGAAAAATCCCAAAATCATCGCCGCCGCCGCCCAACTCAAGGCCGCTTTGGAGCGTCTGCCCCAAAGTCGCGCCCTGCTCATGCCTACCCTCGACCTCAACGCCTCCCGGGGTCACAGTCGTCTCGAATGGAGTGGTGGCGGCAGCAGCAGCACCGATCCGGCAGTGGTGGGACTCTCCCTGACCCAGTCCCTGTTCAATCAAAAGGCGCTGGTGGGCTTCCGTCAGACCAAACCCTATATCGCCTCGGTGGAGCAGGATGCCCAGGCGGCCATTCAGGCGGTTTTTCTTGAGGCGGCCTCCACGGCGGTGGAGGTGTTGCAGGCCTCCGAGGTGGTCCGGCTGGCCAAGAACAATCGGGAGTTGCTGAAACATCATCTGGAGGCGACCCGTTCCCGTTTCAAGGTGGGGGAGATCACCCGCACCGATGTGAGTCAGGCGGAATCCCGTCTGGCCAGCGCCGAGGCCAATCTGGTGCGCTCCGAAAACACCCTGGCGGTGGCCCGGGCCCGTTTTCAGGAGGTGACCGGCGGCCCGGTGCCGGAAGGATTGCACTTGCCGGGATTCCGCGACAAACTGGATGACCTGCCCCGTTCCGAACTGCAAACCCGGGCTGCGGAGCGTCCCGATCTGGTGGCTGCCATCTTGCGTCTGAAAGTCGCCGAGGATGAGGTGGATTTGAAACGGGCCGGTCACATGCCATCGGTGGCCCTTTCCGCCAAGGCGAGCCGCAACTGGGGCGAGGAGATCTCCAATACCATCGATCCGGTGAACAAATACGCCGTGGATCTGGGGGTGACGGTACCGATCTACGCCGGTGGCATGGTGGTATCCCAAACCGCCGAAGCCCTGGCCCGTCAGGAGGCCCAGGCCGCCGAGGTGGAACGGTTGCGACTCCAGATCACCCGGGAGGTGGAAGCGGCGGCGTTGGATCTGCACAGCGCCCGGGCCGCCGATGTGGCCCTGGAAACCGCCCTGAAGGCCGCCGATGACGCCTTGGACGGCGTGGATCGGGAGTATCGTGTCGGCACCCGCACGGCCCTGGATCTGCTGGATGCCCGCAACGAGGCCTTTTCCGCCGAGACCGAACTGGCCAAAAGCCGGTTCGGCATGGTGAATTCCGGGTTTCGCCTGTTGCACGCCATGGGACGTTTGACCCTGGAAGCCCTGACCCTGAATCCTCCCCAAACCGGAGACCGTCCCAGCCGGGAGTCATCCGACAGGGACTCACCCAAGCCACCCCGTCGGTAG
- a CDS encoding type IIA DNA topoisomerase subunit B, protein MSYNASQIEVLEGLEGVRRRPGMYIGGTDEQALHHLVVELLDNATDEASSGHANRVQVTLRKDGAVAVWDNGRGIPVDPLPRYPDKSALEVIMTTLHAGGKFNDQAYETAGGLNGVGVSVVNALSAWTEVVVERDGFRWRQRYERGRTACPLERLEATRRHGTLVTFAPDGDIFPQTRFDPQRLVEMCRAKAYLNRGLTVVLRDETQNADQTFLYPDGVRDFVREMVPGEQRVIAEPFAGLVERFGDDGKGRLEWAMVWTAEERGSTLFYCNTIPTREGGVHEAGLRAALIKGVREFAEARNLVPKGLELAPEDVLDGLNGVLSLFVSNPEFAGQTKDRLTNAGVARKVEAIIKDNLDHWLHGAPERATRLVELAIERSRERFNRKKNQSRVTRKSATTRLTLPGKLTDCISSDTSATELFIVEGDSAGGSAKQARDRNTQAVLPLRGKILNVEQANLEKFEANAEIKNLITAIGADHGRAFTLDKVRYGRVVIMTDADVDGAHIASLLLTFFYRHMAPLIQAGRLFLAQPPLYRITTGAETRYALDDAAKQVVIAAILKKRANAKVEISRFKGLGEMDPAQLRETTMSPQTRHMLKVVVDDPVSTDDTFDRLMGKRPAERFRFIQEKAPFAKDHLDI, encoded by the coding sequence ATGAGTTACAACGCATCCCAGATCGAGGTCCTGGAAGGGCTGGAAGGCGTGCGTCGGCGGCCGGGCATGTATATCGGCGGCACCGACGAACAGGCCTTGCACCACCTCGTGGTGGAACTCCTGGACAATGCCACGGATGAGGCCTCCTCGGGTCACGCCAACCGTGTGCAGGTGACCCTGCGCAAGGATGGGGCGGTGGCGGTGTGGGACAATGGCCGGGGCATTCCGGTGGATCCCTTGCCCCGTTATCCGGACAAGTCGGCGTTGGAGGTCATCATGACCACCCTGCACGCCGGCGGAAAATTCAACGATCAGGCTTACGAAACCGCTGGCGGTCTCAACGGGGTGGGGGTGTCGGTGGTCAACGCCCTGTCCGCCTGGACCGAGGTGGTGGTAGAACGGGATGGCTTCCGCTGGCGGCAACGCTACGAACGGGGTCGCACCGCCTGTCCCCTGGAACGTCTGGAGGCCACCCGCCGTCACGGCACCCTGGTGACCTTTGCCCCCGATGGCGACATTTTTCCCCAGACCCGCTTCGATCCCCAACGTTTGGTGGAGATGTGTCGCGCCAAGGCCTATCTCAATCGGGGTCTGACGGTCGTTTTGCGGGACGAGACGCAGAATGCCGATCAGACTTTCCTGTATCCCGACGGAGTGCGGGATTTTGTGCGGGAGATGGTGCCGGGTGAGCAGCGGGTGATCGCGGAGCCGTTCGCCGGTCTGGTGGAGCGGTTCGGCGACGACGGCAAGGGTCGTCTGGAATGGGCCATGGTCTGGACCGCCGAGGAGCGGGGTTCGACCCTGTTTTACTGCAACACCATTCCCACCCGGGAGGGAGGGGTACACGAGGCCGGACTGCGGGCGGCCCTGATCAAGGGGGTGCGGGAGTTCGCCGAGGCGCGCAATCTGGTGCCCAAAGGGCTGGAACTGGCCCCCGAGGATGTGCTGGACGGTTTGAACGGGGTGTTGTCGTTGTTCGTTTCCAACCCCGAGTTCGCGGGTCAGACCAAGGACCGGCTCACCAACGCCGGCGTGGCCCGCAAGGTCGAGGCGATCATCAAGGACAACCTGGACCATTGGTTGCATGGTGCTCCGGAACGGGCCACCCGACTGGTGGAGTTGGCCATCGAACGGTCCCGGGAGCGGTTCAACCGCAAAAAGAATCAATCCCGGGTCACCCGCAAGAGCGCCACCACCCGCCTGACTTTGCCGGGCAAGTTGACGGATTGCATCTCTTCGGATACCAGCGCCACGGAACTGTTTATCGTCGAAGGGGATTCGGCGGGAGGATCCGCCAAGCAGGCCCGGGATCGCAATACCCAGGCGGTGCTGCCGTTGCGGGGCAAAATTCTCAACGTGGAGCAGGCCAACCTGGAAAAATTCGAGGCCAACGCCGAAATCAAAAACCTGATCACCGCCATCGGCGCCGATCATGGTCGGGCCTTCACCCTGGACAAGGTGCGTTATGGCCGTGTGGTCATCATGACCGACGCCGACGTGGATGGGGCCCACATCGCCAGTTTGCTGTTGACCTTTTTTTACCGTCACATGGCCCCGTTGATCCAGGCGGGCCGGTTGTTTCTGGCCCAGCCCCCCTTGTACCGGATCACCACCGGGGCCGAGACCCGTTATGCCCTCGACGATGCGGCCAAACAGGTGGTGATCGCCGCGATCCTGAAAAAACGCGCCAACGCCAAGGTGGAAATCTCCCGTTTCAAGGGGTTGGGGGAGATGGATCCGGCTCAGTTGCGGGAGACCACCATGTCTCCCCAGACCCGTCACATGCTCAAGGTGGTGGTGGATGATCCGGTCTCCACCGATGACACCTTCGATCGCCTGATGGGCAAAAGACCCGCCGAACGGTTTCGTTTCATTCAGGAAAAAGCCCCGTTCGCAAAGGATCATCTGGACATTTGA
- the infA gene encoding translation initiation factor IF-1 — MSKEDVIEMEGTVMENLPNAMFRVELENQHKLLCHISGRMRKHYIRILPGDKVTVQLTPYDLTKGRISYRHK, encoded by the coding sequence TTGAGTAAGGAAGATGTCATAGAAATGGAGGGAACGGTCATGGAAAACCTTCCCAACGCCATGTTCCGCGTGGAGCTGGAGAATCAGCACAAGCTGTTGTGCCACATCTCCGGACGCATGAGAAAGCACTATATCCGTATCCTGCCGGGCGACAAGGTGACGGTACAACTGACCCCCTATGATCTCACCAAGGGGCGCATCTCTTACCGTCACAAGTAG
- a CDS encoding outer membrane lipoprotein-sorting protein gives MRRWLGGLVAVMVWSVLSTAWGMNAEEILRAVDRKMHSPSYETFNRITFNLPNTRQRTVTLYCAQASGRRALAMVVSPDELRGRAVLRVGDEVWLHMPGELETRKTNLMLSMVGGVFNNADFLIGNFSEEYLPTLAKEEESVWTLSLKPRFESSPYARLELKVDKKSLMPLELSQFDAGGFALKTIQYREAQESDGDHLLPMLMETASGMNQAYRSSWRVGRAESREFPANAFTREFLPHAGRLMK, from the coding sequence GTGAGACGGTGGTTAGGCGGTCTCGTGGCGGTGATGGTGTGGTCTGTGTTATCCACGGCCTGGGGCATGAATGCCGAAGAGATTCTGCGCGCCGTGGATCGCAAGATGCACTCCCCCTCCTACGAAACGTTCAACCGGATTACCTTCAATTTGCCCAACACCCGTCAGCGTACCGTGACCTTGTATTGCGCCCAGGCCAGCGGTCGTCGGGCTTTGGCGATGGTGGTCTCCCCGGATGAGTTGCGGGGACGGGCGGTACTCCGGGTAGGCGACGAAGTGTGGCTGCACATGCCCGGTGAATTGGAAACCCGCAAGACCAACCTGATGCTCTCCATGGTGGGTGGGGTGTTCAACAATGCGGATTTTCTGATCGGGAATTTTTCCGAAGAATATCTCCCCACCCTGGCCAAAGAGGAGGAGTCGGTGTGGACTCTTTCCCTCAAGCCCCGTTTCGAGAGCAGTCCCTACGCCCGATTGGAACTCAAGGTGGACAAAAAGAGTCTGATGCCTCTGGAGTTGTCCCAGTTCGACGCCGGTGGTTTCGCTCTCAAGACCATCCAGTACCGGGAAGCCCAGGAGTCGGATGGGGATCATTTGCTGCCCATGCTCATGGAGACCGCCAGCGGCATGAATCAGGCCTATCGTTCGTCCTGGCGGGTGGGTCGGGCGGAGAGTCGGGAGTTTCCCGCCAATGCCTTCACCCGGGAGTTCCTGCCCCATGCCGGCCGCTTGATGAAGTGA
- a CDS encoding D-alanine--D-alanine ligase encodes MQIGLVYDLRDDYRDSGLDEEHLAEFDRPETVAALVAALESGGHRVERIGHIRALASALVAGRRWDLVFNIAEGVRGRSREAQVPGLLEAYGIPYLFSDPLTLALSLDKGMCKRVVRDAGLSTAPFAVLDRHEDLDSVVFSYPMFLKPVAEGSGKGCSARSRVESRHRLEAVFWELRHRFAQPVLVEPYLPGREFTVAIVGNAETIRLALVAEIVFATRDDAGIYSFANKECSGSRVAYRLVDDAEALLALEQGLAIYRLLGCRDAGRLDFRSDGAGMPCFLEINPLAGLHPELSGFPRMAAMAGWSYEPLILAMVAGAVERMAGERS; translated from the coding sequence GTGCAAATCGGTTTGGTGTATGATCTGCGGGATGATTATCGGGACTCAGGGCTGGACGAGGAGCATCTGGCGGAGTTCGATCGTCCGGAAACCGTGGCGGCGTTGGTGGCGGCCCTGGAGAGCGGAGGGCATCGGGTGGAGCGCATCGGCCATATCCGGGCGTTGGCGTCGGCTCTGGTGGCGGGAAGACGTTGGGATCTGGTGTTCAACATCGCCGAGGGGGTGCGGGGGCGCAGTCGGGAGGCCCAGGTTCCGGGGCTGCTGGAAGCGTATGGGATCCCCTACCTTTTTTCCGACCCGTTGACTTTGGCCCTCTCCCTGGACAAGGGGATGTGCAAACGGGTGGTGCGGGACGCGGGACTGTCCACGGCTCCGTTCGCGGTGCTGGATCGGCATGAGGATCTGGACTCCGTGGTTTTTTCCTATCCGATGTTTTTGAAACCCGTGGCCGAAGGGAGCGGCAAGGGGTGTTCGGCCCGTTCCCGGGTCGAGAGCCGGCACAGGCTGGAAGCGGTCTTTTGGGAGTTGCGTCACCGTTTCGCCCAGCCGGTGCTGGTGGAGCCGTATTTGCCGGGTCGGGAGTTCACGGTGGCCATCGTGGGGAACGCCGAGACCATCCGTCTGGCGTTGGTGGCCGAGATCGTCTTCGCCACCCGGGATGACGCCGGGATCTATTCGTTTGCGAACAAGGAGTGCAGCGGCAGTCGGGTGGCCTATCGGTTGGTGGATGACGCCGAGGCGTTGTTGGCCCTGGAGCAGGGATTGGCCATCTATCGGTTGTTGGGATGTCGGGATGCGGGGCGTCTGGATTTTCGTTCCGACGGGGCGGGCATGCCCTGTTTTCTGGAGATCAACCCGCTGGCCGGATTGCATCCGGAGCTGTCGGGTTTTCCGCGCATGGCGGCCATGGCCGGGTGGTCGTATGAGCCGTTGATCCTGGCCATGGTGGCCGGAGCGGTGGAGCGCATGGCCGGGGAGAGATCCTGA
- a CDS encoding KamA family radical SAM protein — translation MGWGRCGVSDGLAERGREAFRRRFFPEADAARWSDWRWQVRHRLRDLPALARVLNLSDPERQGWERREGGLPVAVTPYYAALMDPDDCLDPLRRTLLPVVDELVRSAGESEDPLDEVRDTVAPGVIRRYTDRVVILATGVCATYCRYCTRSRLVGGRIHPEGHWDQAIAYVAAHPEIRDVLVSGGDPLMLSTRKLDTLLTRLRAIPHVELLRLGTRMPLVLPMRVTRKLVAMLKRHHPLAVSLHATHPAELTPEAGVALARLADAGIMLAGQTVLLAGINDSLETLRALMRGLLRNRVRPYYLYQCDPIPGSGHFRVPVEQGIRLMEGLVGHLSGYAVPRYVIDAPGGGGKIPVGPVTLVGRDAEGVLLKSHLGGIYRYPDPPEGKRSH, via the coding sequence CTGGGTTGGGGGAGATGTGGCGTGTCCGACGGATTGGCGGAAAGAGGGCGTGAGGCGTTTCGTCGTCGGTTTTTTCCGGAGGCGGACGCGGCCCGGTGGTCGGACTGGCGCTGGCAGGTGCGACACCGGTTGCGGGATCTTCCCGCCTTGGCGCGGGTGTTGAACCTTTCCGATCCGGAGCGGCAGGGATGGGAACGTCGGGAGGGGGGATTGCCGGTGGCGGTGACTCCCTATTATGCGGCGCTGATGGATCCGGATGATTGCTTGGATCCGTTGCGCCGTACCCTGCTGCCGGTGGTGGATGAACTCGTGCGCTCGGCGGGAGAGTCGGAGGATCCCCTGGACGAGGTCCGGGATACGGTGGCTCCCGGGGTGATCCGACGCTACACGGATCGGGTGGTGATTCTGGCCACCGGGGTGTGCGCCACCTATTGCCGCTACTGTACCCGTTCCCGTCTGGTGGGAGGGCGGATCCATCCCGAGGGTCATTGGGATCAGGCCATCGCCTATGTCGCGGCCCATCCGGAGATCCGGGACGTGCTGGTTTCCGGCGGTGATCCCCTGATGCTGTCCACCCGGAAACTCGATACCCTGTTGACCCGTCTGCGGGCCATTCCCCATGTGGAACTGCTGCGCCTCGGCACCCGCATGCCCCTGGTGTTGCCCATGCGGGTGACTCGCAAGCTGGTGGCCATGCTGAAGCGGCATCATCCCCTGGCGGTGAGCCTCCATGCCACCCATCCCGCCGAGTTGACCCCGGAGGCTGGGGTGGCCCTGGCTCGTCTGGCGGATGCGGGCATCATGCTGGCGGGGCAGACCGTGCTGCTGGCCGGGATCAACGACTCCCTGGAAACCCTGCGGGCCTTGATGCGTGGCTTGTTGCGCAACCGGGTGCGGCCTTATTATCTGTATCAGTGTGATCCGATTCCCGGTTCCGGCCATTTCCGGGTTCCGGTGGAGCAGGGGATCCGGCTGATGGAAGGACTGGTGGGGCACTTGAGCGGCTACGCGGTGCCCCGTTACGTGATCGATGCCCCTGGGGGCGGAGGCAAGATTCCGGTGGGACCGGTCACCCTGGTGGGACGGGACGCCGAAGGGGTGTTGCTGAAGAGTCATTTGGGTGGGATTTACCGTTATCCGGATCCTCCCGAGGGAAAAAGGAGTCATTGA
- a CDS encoding carbon starvation protein A translates to MPQPLSRPTPLSRQLLFALIAAIGTVALGSVALNRGESVNATWLVIAALCIYTLSYRFYALFLEQTVLTLDPSRPTPAIRYNDNKDFVPTNRIVLYGHHFAAIAGAGPLVGPVLAAQMGYLPGLLWILVGVVLAGAVQDFLILSFSMRRGGRSLGEIIRSEMGAIPGSVAMIGIFGIMTILLAVLSLIVVKAMAESPWSVFTVVMTIPIALFMGIYMKKLRPGHVAEISVIGAVLLIVSIIGGGHVATHPTLGPLFTLTGPQVTAGLIAYGALASILPVWMMLCPRDYLSTFLKIGTIVLLAICVFVAAPALKMPATTVFINGTGPVWSGELFPFLFITIACGACSGFHSLIASGTTPKMIASEGDARFIGYGGMLMESFVAIMALCAASILEPGVYFAMNAPAAVLGTTLEGAVTIIREWGFVVTPEMITQLTRDVGEHSLLSRTGGAPTLAVGMAHLLSVFGGTAWMGFWYHFAILFEALFILTAVDTGTRACRFMVQDMFGVVFKPLARTSSWLSSVVATAIVVSAWGYILYQGVIDPFGGINSLWPLFGISNQMLAGCAMILATVILFKLKRHKLAWVTILPAIWLIVSTMTASFQKIFSANTKIGFLAHADKYQQALDKGTILAPAKTLEQVARVVANDRLDAILALFFMSIVLILLIFGVRACLQALHNPLVTAREDEPPSGVCNPITRCC, encoded by the coding sequence ATGCCCCAGCCCCTCTCCCGACCGACGCCCTTGTCGCGCCAGCTCCTTTTTGCCCTGATCGCCGCCATCGGCACCGTGGCCCTGGGCAGCGTGGCCCTCAACCGGGGAGAGTCGGTCAACGCCACCTGGCTGGTGATCGCCGCCTTGTGCATCTATACCCTCTCTTACCGCTTCTATGCCCTGTTCCTCGAACAGACCGTACTCACCCTCGATCCATCCCGGCCCACCCCGGCGATCCGCTACAACGACAACAAGGATTTTGTCCCCACCAACCGCATCGTGCTGTATGGCCATCACTTCGCGGCCATCGCCGGGGCCGGTCCCCTGGTGGGTCCGGTGCTGGCGGCCCAAATGGGCTATCTGCCGGGTCTGTTGTGGATCCTGGTGGGGGTGGTGCTGGCGGGAGCGGTGCAGGACTTTTTGATTCTGTCGTTTTCCATGCGTCGCGGGGGACGCTCCCTCGGGGAGATCATCCGCTCGGAGATGGGAGCCATCCCCGGCAGCGTGGCCATGATCGGCATCTTCGGCATCATGACCATTCTGCTGGCGGTCTTGAGCCTGATCGTGGTCAAGGCCATGGCGGAAAGCCCCTGGTCGGTGTTCACCGTGGTCATGACCATCCCCATCGCCTTGTTCATGGGGATCTACATGAAAAAACTCCGGCCAGGACACGTGGCGGAAATCTCCGTCATCGGCGCGGTGTTGCTGATCGTGTCCATCATCGGCGGAGGGCATGTGGCCACCCATCCGACCCTTGGCCCCCTCTTCACCCTCACCGGACCCCAGGTGACCGCCGGATTGATCGCCTATGGGGCACTGGCCTCGATCCTGCCGGTGTGGATGATGCTCTGTCCCCGGGATTACCTCTCCACCTTCTTGAAAATCGGCACCATCGTCCTGCTGGCCATCTGCGTCTTCGTGGCCGCGCCTGCGCTCAAGATGCCCGCCACCACCGTGTTCATCAACGGCACCGGACCGGTGTGGAGCGGAGAACTGTTTCCGTTTCTGTTCATCACCATCGCCTGTGGCGCCTGCTCCGGATTCCACTCCCTGATCGCCTCCGGCACCACCCCGAAAATGATCGCCAGCGAAGGCGATGCCCGTTTCATCGGCTACGGAGGCATGCTGATGGAGTCCTTCGTGGCCATTATGGCCCTGTGCGCCGCCTCCATCCTGGAACCCGGCGTCTACTTCGCCATGAACGCCCCGGCGGCGGTACTCGGAACCACCCTCGAAGGCGCGGTCACGATCATCCGCGAATGGGGCTTCGTGGTCACCCCGGAGATGATCACCCAACTCACCCGCGACGTGGGCGAACACTCCCTGCTCTCCCGCACCGGCGGCGCCCCCACCCTGGCGGTGGGCATGGCCCACCTGCTGTCGGTGTTCGGCGGCACGGCCTGGATGGGCTTCTGGTATCACTTCGCCATCCTGTTCGAGGCCCTCTTCATCCTCACCGCCGTGGATACCGGCACCCGGGCCTGTCGTTTCATGGTCCAGGACATGTTCGGCGTGGTTTTCAAACCCCTGGCCCGCACCTCCTCGTGGCTTTCCAGCGTGGTGGCCACCGCCATCGTGGTCAGCGCCTGGGGCTATATCCTCTATCAAGGGGTGATCGATCCTTTCGGCGGCATCAACAGCCTGTGGCCCCTGTTCGGTATCTCCAACCAGATGCTCGCCGGCTGCGCCATGATCCTGGCCACGGTGATCCTCTTCAAACTCAAACGTCACAAACTGGCCTGGGTGACCATTCTCCCCGCCATCTGGCTGATCGTCTCCACCATGACCGCCAGCTTCCAGAAAATCTTTTCCGCCAACACCAAAATCGGCTTTCTGGCCCACGCGGACAAATATCAACAAGCCCTGGACAAAGGAACCATCCTCGCTCCGGCCAAAACCCTCGAACAGGTGGCCCGGGTAGTGGCCAACGATCGCCTGGACGCGATTCTGGCCCTGTTCTTCATGAGCATTGTCCTCATTCTGCTGATCTTCGGAGTGCGGGCCTGTCTCCAGGCCCTGCACAACCCGCTGGTCACCGCCCGGGAGGACGAACCGCCATCCGGGGTGTGCAATCCCATCACCCGCTGCTGTTGA